One window of Carcharodon carcharias isolate sCarCar2 chromosome 25, sCarCar2.pri, whole genome shotgun sequence genomic DNA carries:
- the anapc13 gene encoding anaphase-promoting complex subunit 13 isoform X1, producing MLEILNSSGRSLQCQQRGSMDSEVQRDGRILDLIDDAWREDKLPYEDVEIPLSELPEPEQDNGGTTESINEQDMKWTDLALQNLHENTPSAGS from the exons atgctggaaatactcaacagttcGGGCAGGAG TCTGCAGTGCCAACAGAGAGGATCAATGGACAGTGAAGTACAAAGAGATGGCAGAATTCTGGACCTTATAGATGATGCATGGCGTGAGGACAAACTGCCATATGAAGATGTGGAAATACCTCTA AGTGAACTTCCAGAACCTGAACAGGATAATGGAGGAACGACTGAATCTATTAATGAACAAGATATGAAATGGACTGACCTGGCCTTACAAAACCTGCATGAAAACACACCTTCTGCAGGAAGCTAA
- the anapc13 gene encoding anaphase-promoting complex subunit 13 isoform X2: MDSEVQRDGRILDLIDDAWREDKLPYEDVEIPLSELPEPEQDNGGTTESINEQDMKWTDLALQNLHENTPSAGS; encoded by the exons ATGGACAGTGAAGTACAAAGAGATGGCAGAATTCTGGACCTTATAGATGATGCATGGCGTGAGGACAAACTGCCATATGAAGATGTGGAAATACCTCTA AGTGAACTTCCAGAACCTGAACAGGATAATGGAGGAACGACTGAATCTATTAATGAACAAGATATGAAATGGACTGACCTGGCCTTACAAAACCTGCATGAAAACACACCTTCTGCAGGAAGCTAA